The Salmonella enterica subsp. houtenae serovar Houten genome has a segment encoding these proteins:
- the yeaZ gene encoding metal-dependent protease-like protein, putative molecular chaperone, with protein MRILAIDTATEACSVALWNNGTINAHFELCPREHTQRILPMVQEILTASGTSLNEIDALAFGRGPGSFTGVRIGIGIAQGLALGANLPMIGVSTLATMAQGAWRKTGATRVLAAIDARMGEVYWAEYQRDAQGVWQGEETEAVLKPERVSERLEQLSGEWATVGTGWSAWPDLAKGCGLTLHDGEVSLPAAEDMLPIASQKLAAGETVAVEHAEPVYLRNEVAWKKLPGKE; from the coding sequence ATGCGAATTCTGGCTATCGATACCGCCACAGAGGCCTGTTCTGTCGCCCTGTGGAACAACGGTACTATCAATGCTCACTTTGAGCTTTGTCCACGAGAACACACTCAACGTATCCTGCCCATGGTGCAGGAGATTCTGACCGCCAGCGGCACCTCGCTCAATGAGATAGATGCGCTGGCGTTTGGTCGCGGTCCGGGCAGCTTTACCGGCGTGCGTATCGGCATTGGTATTGCACAAGGGCTGGCGTTAGGGGCAAATCTGCCGATGATCGGTGTTTCGACGCTTGCCACGATGGCGCAGGGCGCATGGCGTAAAACTGGCGCGACCCGCGTACTCGCCGCGATTGACGCGCGGATGGGCGAAGTGTACTGGGCGGAATACCAGCGTGATGCGCAGGGCGTCTGGCAGGGTGAAGAGACGGAAGCGGTGCTGAAACCGGAACGGGTTAGCGAGCGGTTGGAACAGCTCTCCGGCGAGTGGGCGACGGTAGGAACGGGCTGGTCCGCATGGCCCGATCTGGCGAAGGGATGCGGCCTGACGCTTCATGATGGGGAGGTGTCGCTCCCGGCAGCGGAAGATATGTTGCCCATCGCCAGTCAAAAACTGGCGGCAGGAGAGACCGTTGCCGTGGAACATGCCGAGCCGGTTTATTTGCGTAACGAAGTGGCGTGGAAGAAACTTCCCGGCAAAGAATGA
- the slp gene encoding lipoprotein produces MAVQKRLIKGALACVFALMLSGCVTIPDAIKGSSPTPQQDLVRVMNAPQLYIGQEARFGGKVVAVQNQQGKTRLEIATVPLDSGARPVLGEASRGRIFADVNGFLDPVDFRGQLVTVVGPITGTVDGKIGNTPYKFMLMQATGYKRWHLVQQVVMPPQPIDPWFYGGRAWPYGYGGWGWYNPGPAEVQTIVTE; encoded by the coding sequence ATGGCGGTTCAAAAACGGTTAATAAAAGGGGCGCTGGCGTGCGTTTTTGCGCTTATGCTGAGCGGTTGCGTGACTATTCCGGATGCCATCAAAGGTTCGAGTCCGACGCCGCAGCAGGATTTAGTGCGGGTCATGAATGCGCCGCAGCTCTATATCGGGCAAGAGGCGCGTTTCGGCGGTAAAGTTGTGGCGGTACAAAATCAGCAGGGAAAAACCCGGCTTGAAATCGCGACCGTACCGCTCGACAGCGGCGCGCGTCCTGTTCTGGGCGAAGCCTCGCGCGGCAGAATTTTTGCAGATGTGAACGGTTTTCTGGACCCGGTGGACTTCCGTGGCCAGCTAGTGACCGTTGTCGGCCCGATAACCGGAACGGTTGACGGTAAAATCGGCAATACGCCGTATAAATTTATGCTGATGCAGGCTACCGGCTATAAACGCTGGCATCTTGTTCAGCAGGTCGTCATGCCTCCACAGCCGATCGATCCGTGGTTTTACGGCGGACGCGCCTGGCCTTATGGCTATGGCGGCTGGGGATGGTATAACCCTGGACCCGCAGAGGTTCAGACGATAGTAACAGAGTAA